TATTGATGGCCAACGTGGCACGAATGGAAAAAGCGAGTTCTAGAGAATTTATGAAGGACCCaccaaaatagaagaaaaagagGTAGGGTGCATGGAGAAAAGTATCAGTGTTCTCTGGAAACAAATAATATCGCATTCAATTTGAAATATTATCATTACCGTTCCTCCTTCAATTCAGCCGCCACATCGTATCTTCTTCCATTCGTTCTCATATCAGAACAGGTTCTTCTTTCTACCATTAACCTCTCTGTTTTTTCATttcattcttattattatttattatctttgCATGCTAATCATTCATTCAAGAGCGGGGATTATTGTGGTCAAGTTAATCAACCCTACATTTTCGTTTCTTCCcattatatatgtgtttttttaacGTTTATGAAATTTAGTTGACCTTTGACTATCTTTTTACTTTAGAGTGAATGACAAGTTAGTGCGTCAAACTCTAGTTGTTACTTCCTGATGAATGATACTATTAATCCTATGTTGATGGGATTGTCATATCAATCTCTCAAaagtttgattttgaatttcCTATAACTGCTGATTCTATGTATCTTTTCATTTTCAGTAATGAATTTGGTTTTAATGTGTGTAGGGTAGTGTCTATAACATCATAATGATTAACTATCTTTTTTGAAAGGCCGTTACAATATTTTTTCATGATGGTTACTCTCTGTCTTGCTTTCCTTTTGATGTATAAATCCATCTTCTGTGACATTGTTGATGTTTATTATGTTTTGCAAATagatttatttgatttgttttagCCCTTCAATGAGTTTCTCTTCAATTTCTTGTTGATTTGTTTTTTATGGTTTGATTATTGACAGGGAACGAGGGATGTGCAGTGCATAAAGACACTGCTGAGAAATTGGTGATATTCTTGATTGTCCTGATTCGCAAGTAAGAGCCATGGGATGGTGGTATAGAGCTGCCTCCAGCATAGCAAAGCGTTCAATTAGAAGAAACTTCTATCGGGGTGAATTGTCATGTTATGCGACAAGGACCTCAATCCTTCCATCGACGAGTAGAAACTTTCAGACTACAGTTTTTAAACCCAAAGCACAAACTGCACCTGTGCCTCACTCTGTGCCCCTTTCTAGGCTAGCTGACAATTTCTTAGATGGGACGAGTAGTGTCTATTTGGAGGAACTTCAAAGAGCTTGGGAAGCTGATCCAAACAGTGTAGATGAGTCTTGGGACAATTTCTTCAGGAACTTTGTAGGCCAGGCTCCCACCTCCCCAGGAATTTCCGGTCAAACAATTCAGGAGAGTATGCGATTGCTGTTATTGGTGAGAGCATACCAAGTTAATGGACACATGAAAGCCAAGTTAGATCCTTTGGGTCTGGAAGTAAGAAAAATCCCCGATGAGTTAGACCCATCCCTTTATGGTTTCACTGAGGCTGATCTCGACAGAGAATTCTTTTTAGGGGTGTGGAATATGTCTGGGTTTTTGTCTGAAAATCGTCCGGTGCAGACCCTTAGGTCTATTTTGACACGACTTGAGCAAGCTTATTGTGGAAGCATTGGGTTTGAGTACATGCATATACCGGATCGTGACAAATGTAATTGGCTTAGGGAGAAGATTGAAACCTCTGCGCCCACACAATTCAGTCGGAAGCGTCGGGAGGATATTTTTGATAGGCTTGCCTGGAGTACACTTTTTGAAAACTTCTTGGCCACCAAGTGGACATCAGCAAAAAGGTTTGGGCTTGAAGGGGGAGAGACTCTTATTCCAGGAATGAAAGAAATGTTTGACCATGCATCTGATCTTGGGGTTGAGAGCATAGTTATGGGAATGGCACATAGAGGAAGATTGAATGTTTTGGGTAACATAGTTCGGAAGCCGATTCGTCAGATATTTTGTGAGTTCAGTGGTGGTGTTCTACCGGTGGATGAAGCCGGGCTCTACACAGGAACAGGTGATGTTAAGTATCATTTGGGAACTTCTTATGATCGCCCAACCAGGGGCGGGAAGAGAATACATTTGTCTTTGTTGGCAAATCCTAGTCACTTGGAAGCAGTCAACCCACTTGTTGTTGGAAAAACTCGAGCAAAGCAGTATTACTCAGATGATGTGGAAAGAGAGAAACATATGGGTGTTTTGATTCATGGAGATGGTAGTTTTGCCGGGCAAGGCGTAGTCTATGAAACCCTTCATCTCAGTGCTCTTCCAAATTATACTACAGGTGGGACTATACACATTGTGCTCAACAATCAAGTTGCGTTTACAACTGATCCCAAAGCAGGAAGATCTTCACAATATTCCACTGATGTTGCCAAAGCCATAAATGCTCCTATCTTTCATGTGAATGGTGATGACGTGGAAGCAGTTGTTCACGTATGTGAGCTTGCAGCTGAATGGCGTCAGACGTTCCATTCAGATGTGGTTGTTGACTTAGTATGTTACCGACGATTTGGCCACAATGAGATTGACGAACCTTCTTTCACACAGCCTAAAATGTACAAGGTTGGCCCTTTTGTTTATTATTCTCTTATTCTTGTTATATGCATATTGCTTTTT
The genomic region above belongs to Cicer arietinum cultivar CDC Frontier isolate Library 1 chromosome 4, Cicar.CDCFrontier_v2.0, whole genome shotgun sequence and contains:
- the LOC101492202 gene encoding uncharacterized protein, which produces MGWWYRAASSIAKRSIRRNFYRGELSCYATRTSILPSTSRNFQTTVFKPKAQTAPVPHSVPLSRLADNFLDGTSSVYLEELQRAWEADPNSVDESWDNFFRNFVGQAPTSPGISGQTIQESMRLLLLVRAYQVNGHMKAKLDPLGLEVRKIPDELDPSLYGFTEADLDREFFLGVWNMSGFLSENRPVQTLRSILTRLEQAYCGSIGFEYMHIPDRDKCNWLREKIETSAPTQFSRKRREDIFDRLAWSTLFENFLATKWTSAKRFGLEGGETLIPGMKEMFDHASDLGVESIVMGMAHRGRLNVLGNIVRKPIRQIFCEFSGGVLPVDEAGLYTGTGDVKYHLGTSYDRPTRGGKRIHLSLLANPSHLEAVNPLVVGKTRAKQYYSDDVEREKHMGVLIHGDGSFAGQGVVYETLHLSALPNYTTGGTIHIVLNNQVAFTTDPKAGRSSQYSTDVAKAINAPIFHVNGDDVEAVVHVCELAAEWRQTFHSDVVVDLVCYRRFGHNEIDEPSFTQPKMYKVIRNHPSALEIYQKKLLELGELTKGDVDKIHQKITSILNEEFLASKDYVPKRRDWLSAYWSGFKSPEQISRIRNTGVKPEILKNVGKAITVLPGNLTPHKAVKRIYEQRAQMIETGEDIDWGFAEALAFATLVVEGNHVRLSGQDVERGTFSHRHAVVHDQTNGEKYCPLDHVIINQNKELFTVSNSSLSEFGVLGFELGYSMENPNSLVIWEAQFGDFANGAQVIFDNFLSSGESKWLRQTGLVVLLPHGYDGQGPEHSSGRLERFLQMADGHPYIIPEMDPTLGKQIQECNWQIVNVTTPANFFHVLRRQIHREFRKPLIVMSPKNLLRSKVCRSNLSEFDDVQGHPGFDKQGTRFKRLIKDRNDHSNVEEGIRRLILCSGKVYYELDDQRSKVDAKDVAICRVEQLCPFPYDLVQRELNRYPNAEVVWCQEEPMNMGGYTYVLPRLITSMKSIGRGGYEDVKYVGRAPSAATATGFLKVHQKEHVELLGKALQSEPINFPY